A genomic window from Sulfurimonas sp. includes:
- a CDS encoding LL-diaminopimelate aminotransferase, with the protein MFDEIQFDRMKRLPKYVFAEVNELKMAERRAGVDVIDFSMGNPDGDTPEHIREKLIESAQKTRTHGYSVSKGIPKLLVAIADWYKRRYGCDLDPSTECVATMGSKEGYAHLAYAITNPGDVAIVPDPTYPIHEYSFILAGGNVAKFGIEFDEDYKLNEDKFFEDLERVFKESSPKPKYVLVNFPHNPTTATVTQDFYVRLVAMAKEKRFYVISDIAYGDITFDGYVTPSIMSVPGAKDVAVESFTLSKSYNMAGWRVGFFVGNKKLIGALQKIKSWLDYGMFTPIQVAATVALNGDQQCVADITDKYNHRQEILLEAFDRAGWHIRKNQASMFVWAKLPECCAHLGSLEFSKRLLKEAGVAVAPGIGFGVYGDDYVRIALIENDNRIRQAARNIKEFLKQFQDEKK; encoded by the coding sequence ATGTTTGATGAGATACAATTTGATAGAATGAAGAGATTACCGAAGTATGTTTTTGCCGAGGTAAATGAACTTAAAATGGCAGAACGAAGAGCAGGTGTCGATGTTATAGATTTTTCTATGGGAAATCCCGACGGAGATACTCCTGAACATATTAGAGAAAAGCTTATCGAGTCTGCACAAAAAACAAGAACGCACGGTTATTCTGTTTCAAAAGGCATCCCGAAGCTTTTGGTTGCAATTGCCGATTGGTATAAAAGAAGATACGGCTGTGATTTAGATCCGTCTACCGAGTGTGTTGCTACTATGGGCTCTAAAGAGGGATATGCTCACTTGGCATATGCTATTACAAATCCTGGTGATGTTGCTATCGTTCCTGACCCTACTTATCCGATTCACGAATACTCTTTCATCCTAGCAGGCGGAAATGTTGCAAAATTCGGAATTGAGTTTGATGAAGATTATAAACTTAACGAAGATAAATTTTTTGAAGATTTAGAGAGAGTTTTCAAAGAGAGTTCGCCAAAACCGAAGTATGTTCTGGTTAATTTTCCTCATAATCCGACAACTGCAACAGTAACGCAGGATTTTTATGTTCGTTTGGTTGCTATGGCAAAAGAGAAAAGATTTTATGTTATCAGTGATATAGCTTACGGCGATATAACTTTTGACGGGTATGTGACTCCGTCTATTATGAGTGTACCTGGGGCAAAAGATGTGGCGGTTGAGAGTTTTACGCTCTCTAAAAGCTACAATATGGCAGGTTGGCGTGTCGGTTTCTTTGTAGGAAACAAAAAACTAATCGGTGCGCTTCAAAAAATCAAATCTTGGCTGGATTACGGGATGTTTACTCCTATCCAAGTTGCGGCTACGGTTGCATTAAACGGAGATCAGCAGTGTGTTGCTGACATAACGGATAAATACAACCACCGTCAAGAGATTTTATTGGAGGCTTTCGACAGAGCAGGATGGCATATACGAAAAAATCAGGCAAGTATGTTCGTTTGGGCAAAATTGCCTGAGTGCTGTGCACATTTAGGTTCGTTAGAGTTCTCAAAAAGACTTTTAAAAGAGGCAGGTGTTGCTGTTGCTCCCGGTATCGGTTTTGGCGTATACGGTGATGATTATGTTCGTATAGCGCTTATTGAAAATGATAACCGTATCCGTCAAGCGGCTAGAAATATCAAAGAGTTTTTAAAGCAATTTCAAGACGAAAAAAAATAG
- a CDS encoding 16S rRNA (uracil(1498)-N(3))-methyltransferase, with amino-acid sequence MALIYILDDEAGGQTLQIRGDLHKYLIKVRRHKEGDELSFRARQNIEVLHNYKLERVEARSAELSLISSKTEEVKSKKSLHIGWCVIDSNSIEKVLPSLCEIGVEKISFITCDRSQKNFKLDFKRFDRIQEAAMQQCGRSTYIEFDTYKNTKEFIDKFPHTNVFDFCEHSLQDYSDIKTVLIGCEGGFSSKERELLSPLKRFRLDTPMVLRSESAVLAVASKIVL; translated from the coding sequence GTGGCATTGATATATATACTTGATGATGAAGCAGGAGGGCAAACACTCCAAATAAGAGGCGATTTGCACAAATACCTAATCAAAGTCCGCCGTCATAAAGAGGGTGATGAACTTAGTTTTAGAGCAAGACAAAATATAGAAGTTTTGCATAATTACAAGCTAGAGAGAGTTGAAGCCAGAAGTGCCGAGTTATCGTTAATCTCTTCAAAAACGGAAGAGGTAAAGAGCAAAAAATCTCTGCATATAGGTTGGTGCGTTATAGACTCAAACTCCATAGAAAAGGTTCTTCCCTCTCTCTGTGAAATAGGTGTGGAAAAAATATCTTTTATCACTTGTGATAGAAGCCAAAAAAACTTTAAACTTGATTTTAAAAGATTTGACAGAATACAAGAAGCCGCGATGCAGCAATGCGGAAGAAGTACTTATATAGAGTTTGATACATATAAAAATACCAAAGAGTTTATAGATAAATTTCCTCATACGAATGTATTTGATTTTTGTGAACATAGTTTGCAGGATTACAGTGATATAAAAACTGTTTTAATAGGATGTGAGGGAGGTTTTTCTTCTAAAGAGAGAGAACTTCTTTCACCGCTAAAGAGGTTTAGGCTGGATACTCCTATGGTTTTGCGTTCAGAGAGCGCTGTTTTGGCAGTTGCAAGTAAAATAGTCCTTTAA
- a CDS encoding SDR family NAD(P)-dependent oxidoreductase, which translates to MRILITGASSGIGRELAKLYATKDNELILLARREDRLQELQSQLLKASSVEIVVADVGEFDELQEKIRAVGIVDMVILNAGISLGHSLEITPFYDFKKLYDVNLLSNHAILEVLLPQFKAKGNGKIVFISSLASLISMPTSVAYSSSKRAMNAYAEGIRYKYKNSGIKVINILPGFIKSEMTDKNSFKMPFLLDTDAGAKRIYDAIAKEKRFYPFPFRFYLIIKLLNLLPQFLRDKIVK; encoded by the coding sequence TTGAGAATCTTAATCACGGGTGCAAGCAGTGGAATAGGGCGAGAACTTGCGAAGCTCTATGCCACAAAAGATAACGAGCTTATATTGTTAGCCCGTAGGGAAGATAGACTCCAAGAGTTACAGTCGCAACTTTTAAAAGCTTCAAGCGTTGAAATAGTTGTAGCCGATGTAGGTGAGTTTGATGAACTGCAAGAAAAAATCAGAGCTGTCGGCATTGTCGATATGGTTATACTAAATGCAGGCATATCGCTCGGTCACTCTTTGGAAATCACCCCTTTTTATGATTTTAAAAAACTCTACGATGTAAATCTACTCTCAAATCATGCAATTTTAGAAGTTTTACTACCGCAATTTAAAGCCAAAGGGAACGGAAAAATTGTTTTTATCTCATCTTTGGCTTCACTGATAAGTATGCCGACTTCGGTTGCGTACAGTTCGTCAAAAAGAGCGATGAACGCTTATGCGGAGGGTATTAGGTATAAGTATAAAAACAGCGGAATAAAAGTTATAAACATTTTGCCCGGATTTATAAAGAGTGAAATGACCGATAAAAATAGTTTTAAAATGCCGTTTTTACTCGATACCGATGCAGGTGCCAAGAGGATTTACGATGCAATTGCCAAAGAGAAAAGGTTTTATCCGTTTCCTTTTAGATTTTATTTAATCATCAAGCTTTTAAATTTGCTTCCGCAATTTTTAAGAGATAAGATTGTAAAATGA
- a CDS encoding GIY-YIG nuclease family protein, giving the protein MNSYVYIMTNKTNSTLYIGVTSDLIKRVYEHKNALVDGFTKRYNLKKLVFYEIYDDINNAITREKQLKAWKREWKAELIESQNRDWSDLYDSLV; this is encoded by the coding sequence ATGAATTCGTATGTTTACATCATGACAAATAAAACAAATTCAACTTTATATATAGGTGTTACAAGCGATTTGATAAAAAGAGTGTATGAACATAAAAACGCTCTTGTTGATGGTTTTACAAAAAGATATAATTTAAAAAAATTAGTATTTTATGAAATTTATGATGATATAAATAATGCAATAACAAGAGAAAAGCAACTAAAAGCTTGGAAAAGAGAGTGGAAAGCAGAACTTATAGAGAGTCAAAACAGAGATTGGAGTGATTTATATGATAGTCTTGTATGA
- the moaA gene encoding GTP 3',8-cyclase MoaA has protein sequence MLIDSYNRVVDYLRISVTERCNFRCQYCMPEKPFSWVPKENLLTFEELFLFVKVAIDEGIKKIRITGGEPLLREDLDKFIKMIFDYAPDIDLAMTTNAYLLKSTAQKLKDAGLKRLNVSIDTLKPEVAQKIAQKDVLANVLEGVEEARAVGLKVKVNMVPMKNMNADEIVDVLEYCKERGMSIRFIEYMENQFASKEISGLKSNELLAILKEHYEFSDEGFDGSSPSHYYRMKDGYKFGIIEPYEDDFCKQCNRIRLTAEGQLIPCLYFDEALSIGKAIKEGNVEAAAEVLREVVRNKPEKNRWGGEEGEVSTRAFYETGG, from the coding sequence ATGTTAATAGATAGCTACAATAGAGTAGTTGACTACTTGCGTATATCCGTAACGGAGCGTTGTAACTTTAGATGTCAATACTGTATGCCTGAAAAACCTTTTTCATGGGTGCCTAAAGAAAATCTGCTCACATTTGAAGAGCTTTTTTTATTTGTAAAAGTAGCTATTGACGAGGGTATCAAAAAAATCAGAATTACGGGCGGAGAGCCGCTTTTGCGGGAAGATCTGGATAAATTTATAAAAATGATTTTTGATTATGCTCCCGATATTGATCTTGCAATGACGACAAATGCGTATCTGCTAAAATCAACCGCGCAAAAGTTAAAAGATGCGGGGCTAAAACGCCTAAATGTGAGTATTGATACGCTAAAACCTGAAGTTGCACAAAAAATAGCGCAAAAAGATGTTTTGGCGAATGTTTTAGAGGGCGTTGAAGAGGCTAGGGCAGTCGGACTAAAAGTAAAAGTAAATATGGTTCCTATGAAAAATATGAATGCAGACGAGATTGTAGATGTTTTAGAGTATTGCAAAGAACGGGGCATGTCGATTAGATTTATAGAGTATATGGAAAATCAATTTGCCTCCAAAGAGATAAGCGGACTCAAATCAAACGAACTTTTAGCGATTTTAAAAGAGCATTACGAGTTTTCTGATGAGGGGTTTGACGGTTCATCACCGTCTCATTACTACCGTATGAAAGACGGGTACAAGTTTGGGATAATTGAGCCGTATGAAGATGATTTTTGTAAACAGTGTAACCGTATCCGGCTAACCGCAGAGGGGCAGCTTATACCGTGCTTATATTTTGATGAAGCGCTAAGCATAGGCAAAGCCATAAAAGAGGGAAATGTTGAGGCTGCTGCCGAAGTTTTAAGAGAGGTTGTAAGAAACAAACCTGAAAAAAATCGCTGGGGCGGTGAAGAGGGTGAAGTATCAACAAGAGCATTTTATGAGACGGGCGGGTGA
- the rsmI gene encoding 16S rRNA (cytidine(1402)-2'-O)-methyltransferase — MLTLVPTPIGNIGDISLRAIEALSGADTLLCEDTRVTKKLIHILKERYDTSFKSEQNFISLHSHNEKEFIEKLSPSFFEQNVIYVSDAGMPGISDPGQALVKYCQHNGVKYDVLPGANALLTAFVASGFVETKMLFWGFLPHKGKDRDASLQGALNSGFTTILYESPHRLDKLLNELSYQDSSRKIFLAKELTKKYQKYYFGTADEIRQKVDANLRGEWVVVIEAAATQNSSAISQNDILELDLPKKVQAKLISKITGENTKACYERLLNH; from the coding sequence TTGCTTACACTTGTTCCAACTCCCATTGGAAACATCGGCGATATATCGCTTAGGGCTATCGAAGCTCTAAGCGGCGCCGATACGCTTCTCTGCGAAGATACCCGCGTTACAAAAAAACTTATCCATATTTTAAAAGAACGATATGACACCTCTTTTAAGTCAGAGCAAAACTTTATTTCGCTTCACTCGCACAACGAGAAAGAGTTTATAGAAAAACTCTCACCATCTTTTTTTGAACAAAATGTTATTTATGTAAGCGATGCGGGAATGCCCGGTATCAGCGATCCGGGGCAGGCTTTGGTAAAGTATTGTCAACATAACGGAGTAAAATACGATGTCTTGCCCGGTGCAAATGCGCTTTTAACCGCTTTTGTAGCGAGCGGTTTTGTTGAAACAAAGATGCTTTTTTGGGGCTTTTTACCGCATAAAGGCAAAGATAGGGATGCTTCTCTTCAAGGTGCGCTAAATAGCGGATTTACAACAATTTTATATGAATCGCCTCATAGACTTGATAAGCTTTTAAACGAACTCTCATATCAAGACTCTTCGCGAAAAATATTTTTAGCAAAAGAGCTTACTAAAAAGTATCAAAAATACTATTTCGGCACGGCTGATGAGATTAGGCAAAAAGTCGATGCCAATCTTAGAGGAGAGTGGGTTGTAGTAATTGAGGCTGCCGCGACGCAAAACAGCAGTGCAATAAGCCAAAACGATATTTTGGAACTTGATTTGCCAAAGAAAGTCCAAGCAAAACTTATTAGTAAAATAACAGGCGAAAATACAAAAGCGTGTTATGAGAGACTGCTAAATCACTAG
- a CDS encoding 7-carboxy-7-deazaguanine synthase QueE, protein MIYLVEHFYSIQGEGRYTGTPSLFFRFGGCNMKCEGFGCQESAADGVKVLGCDTVYAVNKEHFLQNWIPINSSNELLNILKLYELPKKVDIVLTGGEPLIYANETVFIEFLEALHSSGHRITFETNGSLRVDFERYPIYKKCIFALSVKLENSNEPFNKRVRGDVINSIATNAKEAFFKFSIDAESINLGLEEEISEIILHSPNTQVYCMPLGGNKREVEANTEPLIEFCKSKGYNFSDRLHIRIWDQNKGV, encoded by the coding sequence ATGATATATCTAGTTGAACATTTTTACAGCATCCAAGGTGAAGGACGATATACCGGTACGCCGTCACTCTTTTTCCGTTTCGGCGGATGCAATATGAAGTGCGAGGGTTTTGGTTGTCAGGAGAGTGCGGCCGATGGTGTAAAAGTTTTGGGGTGCGATACCGTTTATGCGGTAAACAAAGAGCATTTCTTGCAAAACTGGATACCGATAAACAGCTCAAACGAACTCTTAAATATTTTAAAACTTTATGAATTGCCCAAAAAAGTAGATATCGTACTGACAGGCGGAGAGCCGCTTATCTATGCAAACGAGACTGTTTTTATAGAATTTTTAGAAGCTTTGCACTCTAGCGGGCATAGAATTACATTTGAGACAAACGGCTCTTTGCGTGTGGATTTTGAACGATACCCGATCTATAAAAAGTGCATTTTTGCTCTTTCCGTTAAGCTTGAAAACTCAAATGAACCTTTTAACAAAAGAGTTAGAGGTGATGTCATAAACTCTATTGCAACAAATGCAAAAGAGGCTTTTTTCAAGTTCTCAATTGACGCAGAGTCTATAAACTTGGGACTAGAAGAAGAGATTTCGGAGATAATTTTACATTCGCCAAATACGCAGGTTTATTGTATGCCTCTTGGCGGAAACAAGAGAGAAGTTGAGGCAAATACGGAGCCGCTTATAGAGTTTTGCAAATCAAAAGGGTACAATTTTAGTGATAGACTTCATATCAGGATTTGGGATCAAAACAAAGGTGTGTGA
- a CDS encoding SHOCT domain-containing protein yields MKKILIISSLLAVAVMFSACGSKSPYKEQKPLDDAALVYVYVVSQSGVADNNKDHAYKIKVNGKNVEGYVKADEYIALDLKPGSVEVTATRADVEAQSIKMELKAGDINYLKIKSFSDGFAKFDIIKSQSVVAKKEIAKTVSANSKNIVEKEIESATIFAEKKEPVKDSAVQSAPPAAPASKTDELEKAYKLKEKGIISEDEFKTLKSQIITK; encoded by the coding sequence ATGAAAAAAATCCTTATTATATCTTCACTTCTGGCAGTTGCCGTTATGTTTTCGGCATGTGGCTCCAAATCACCTTATAAAGAACAAAAACCGCTTGATGACGCAGCGCTTGTTTATGTTTATGTAGTATCGCAAAGCGGTGTAGCAGATAATAATAAAGACCATGCATATAAGATTAAAGTAAACGGAAAAAATGTAGAGGGCTATGTAAAAGCTGATGAATATATAGCGCTTGATTTAAAACCGGGAAGCGTTGAAGTAACTGCTACAAGAGCAGATGTAGAAGCACAGTCAATAAAAATGGAACTAAAAGCCGGAGATATTAATTATCTAAAAATTAAAAGTTTTTCAGACGGTTTTGCTAAATTTGATATTATCAAATCTCAAAGCGTAGTTGCAAAAAAAGAGATAGCTAAAACTGTAAGTGCTAATTCTAAAAATATAGTAGAAAAAGAGATAGAATCTGCTACGATATTTGCAGAGAAAAAAGAACCTGTTAAAGATAGCGCAGTTCAAAGTGCGCCTCCTGCCGCTCCGGCTTCAAAAACAGATGAGTTAGAAAAAGCTTATAAGTTAAAAGAAAAAGGCATTATTAGTGAAGATGAGTTTAAAACTCTAAAGTCTCAGATTATCACTAAATAA
- a CDS encoding homoserine dehydrogenase: MLRVGIIGVGTVGTSVVNILKDNAAVISARAGVDIVAKSGVVKNLNKDRGLDIKLTDNVDDILNDSEIDIVVELMGGVEEAFEVVKRALKSGKAVVTANKALLAYHRYELQEIAKDIAFEYEASVAGGIPIINALRDGLSANHIESIMGILNGTCNYMMTKMTNDGVAYDVVLKEAQELGYAEADPTFDVGGYDAAHKLLILASIAYGIDAKPEDILIEGIQNISQDDISFAKEFGYVIKLLGIAKKDKNEVELRVHACLIKKEKMIAKIDGVMNGISVVGDKVGETLYYGAGAGGDATASAVVANIIDIARSGKSKPMLGFDRPMEAGLVLKPIQNIESKYYLRINVSDKIGVLAKITKIFEDNSISIEAILQRQSSKDSANLLISTHTAVERDIQNLIKSLADLEFVNSKPVMIRIV, from the coding sequence ATGCTAAGAGTCGGAATAATCGGTGTCGGAACTGTCGGAACAAGTGTCGTAAATATCTTAAAAGACAATGCAGCTGTTATTTCTGCAAGGGCAGGTGTCGATATAGTAGCTAAGAGCGGAGTCGTAAAAAATCTAAACAAAGATAGAGGTTTAGATATCAAACTCACCGACAATGTCGATGATATTTTAAATGATAGTGAAATTGATATCGTTGTCGAGCTTATGGGCGGCGTTGAAGAGGCGTTTGAAGTTGTCAAGCGCGCACTTAAGAGCGGTAAAGCCGTTGTAACTGCAAATAAAGCGCTTTTAGCATATCATCGTTATGAACTTCAAGAGATTGCAAAAGATATCGCTTTTGAGTACGAAGCAAGCGTCGCAGGCGGTATCCCTATCATTAATGCTCTTCGCGACGGCTTATCGGCTAATCATATCGAGTCAATTATGGGAATTTTAAACGGCACTTGTAATTATATGATGACAAAGATGACAAACGACGGTGTTGCTTACGATGTCGTTTTAAAAGAAGCTCAGGAGCTAGGCTATGCAGAAGCCGACCCTACCTTTGATGTAGGCGGATATGACGCTGCGCATAAACTCCTTATACTCGCGAGTATCGCTTATGGTATAGACGCGAAACCGGAAGATATCTTGATAGAAGGGATACAAAATATCTCTCAGGATGATATCTCTTTTGCAAAAGAGTTCGGTTATGTTATAAAACTTCTGGGAATCGCAAAAAAAGATAAAAACGAAGTTGAGCTTAGAGTTCATGCCTGTTTAATCAAAAAAGAGAAGATGATAGCAAAAATCGACGGAGTTATGAACGGTATCAGTGTAGTCGGCGATAAAGTCGGTGAGACGCTCTACTATGGAGCGGGTGCCGGCGGAGATGCAACGGCAAGTGCAGTTGTCGCAAACATCATCGATATAGCAAGAAGCGGAAAAAGCAAACCGATGCTCGGTTTTGACAGACCGATGGAAGCGGGGCTTGTTTTAAAACCGATACAAAATATAGAGTCAAAATACTATCTTCGTATAAATGTTTCTGATAAAATCGGTGTTTTGGCTAAAATTACTAAAATATTTGAAGATAATTCAATCTCTATAGAAGCAATTTTGCAAAGACAATCATCAAAAGATAGTGCAAATCTGCTTATCTCCACTCATACGGCAGTTGAGAGAGATATACAAAACCTTATAAAATCGCTTGCAGATTTGGAGTTTGTAAACTCTAAGCCGGTAATGATTAGGATAGTGTAA
- the rlmB gene encoding 23S rRNA (guanosine(2251)-2'-O)-methyltransferase RlmB, translating into MLIYAKQPINYIINNHPSKIKVLYLAKEIDKKEYSRLMKMGFEIKRIPSDAAGVMCKNASHQGILAEVDEYRLHDYKTFLNYEFVLVLSGLTDVGNIGAIVRTAYALGVDGVIVCGVKSLPLEAIVRTSTGALFDMPFAIETNIHDVMNDLKMSGFCTYGADMLGRDIREVKIKQKRALFLGSEGEGLSARVTSKLDEIVSIKMSHEFDSLNVSAAGAILMDRMRV; encoded by the coding sequence ATGTTAATTTATGCAAAACAACCAATCAATTATATTATCAATAATCATCCTAGCAAAATCAAGGTTTTGTATCTTGCTAAAGAGATAGATAAAAAAGAGTACTCACGCCTGATGAAAATGGGTTTTGAGATTAAGAGAATTCCTTCTGATGCGGCAGGAGTGATGTGCAAAAATGCTTCTCATCAAGGCATCTTGGCAGAGGTAGACGAATATAGGCTGCATGATTATAAAACATTTTTAAATTATGAGTTTGTGCTAGTATTATCTGGGCTGACGGATGTGGGAAATATCGGTGCAATCGTTAGAACTGCTTATGCTTTAGGCGTTGACGGAGTGATTGTATGCGGAGTAAAATCACTGCCTCTTGAAGCCATAGTCAGAACAAGCACCGGTGCGCTTTTTGATATGCCCTTTGCAATAGAGACAAATATCCATGATGTTATGAATGATCTTAAAATGTCCGGTTTTTGCACATACGGGGCGGATATGCTCGGCAGAGATATTCGTGAAGTTAAGATAAAGCAAAAAAGAGCGCTCTTCTTAGGAAGCGAGGGGGAAGGACTTAGTGCCAGAGTTACTTCAAAGCTGGATGAAATAGTAAGTATAAAGATGTCGCATGAGTTTGACTCTTTAAATGTTAGTGCGGCAGGAGCTATTTTAATGGATAGGATGAGAGTATGA
- a CDS encoding molybdopterin molybdotransferase MoeA, which produces MSVTIEEALKYIYKNSTPKGVKIVPLEQALGFVLAQEITAMHNLPPYDNSAMDGYAVKIEDGGKEVAVNHTIFAGDNSNEELKSGFAIKIMTGAKIPQGCECIVPIEDTLVCEGGVVLPNNLKKSRHIRLRGEDIKSGTVLLHKGQRIYAHHITILASQGISHIKVYKKPKIAIFASGNELKMHYESVESHQLYNTNTPTFFARALELGCEVDFIGTASDSLEDIKKYIKGALDSDLIITSGGVSVGDADFTKEAFGAFGYEIFFDKIEIKPGKPTTFGRVKESLVLNLPGNPLAAALNFELFAQSIILALSGDEAKYINTIETKMANECIVKGGRRRTLIPGSFNGTSFTPYENFSPGMISPLAVSNSYIIVDDDCEILKKDSSVKIIPTRFSFNSKEVVDLVNRK; this is translated from the coding sequence ATGTCCGTTACGATAGAAGAAGCACTTAAATATATTTATAAAAACTCTACTCCAAAAGGAGTTAAAATAGTCCCTCTTGAGCAGGCGTTGGGATTTGTTTTGGCGCAAGAGATTACGGCAATGCACAATCTTCCTCCTTATGACAACTCTGCAATGGACGGATATGCAGTAAAGATTGAAGACGGGGGCAAAGAAGTTGCGGTAAATCATACGATTTTTGCGGGAGACAACTCAAACGAGGAGCTAAAGAGCGGTTTTGCCATTAAAATAATGACCGGGGCAAAAATTCCGCAAGGGTGCGAGTGCATTGTTCCTATTGAAGATACTTTAGTGTGTGAGGGCGGAGTAGTTCTGCCAAACAATCTCAAAAAAAGCAGACATATTCGTTTACGCGGCGAAGATATTAAAAGCGGAACAGTTTTATTACATAAAGGGCAAAGAATTTACGCACACCATATTACTATTTTAGCTTCGCAAGGCATTAGCCATATCAAAGTTTATAAAAAACCCAAAATTGCCATATTTGCTTCCGGAAACGAACTCAAGATGCATTATGAGAGTGTTGAGTCGCATCAGCTATACAACACAAACACACCCACTTTTTTTGCAAGAGCATTGGAACTTGGCTGCGAAGTTGATTTTATCGGGACTGCCAGCGATTCGCTTGAAGATATAAAAAAATATATTAAAGGTGCGCTTGATAGCGATTTAATCATAACATCAGGAGGAGTAAGCGTAGGCGATGCCGATTTTACAAAAGAGGCGTTTGGAGCTTTCGGATATGAGATATTTTTTGACAAAATCGAGATTAAGCCGGGAAAACCGACCACTTTTGGTCGCGTAAAAGAGAGTTTAGTCTTAAATCTTCCGGGAAACCCTCTGGCTGCCGCACTTAACTTTGAGCTGTTTGCCCAAAGCATTATCTTGGCTCTTAGCGGAGATGAAGCAAAATATATAAATACGATAGAGACGAAAATGGCAAATGAATGTATAGTAAAAGGGGGAAGAAGAAGAACGCTTATTCCCGGCTCTTTTAACGGTACTTCTTTTACGCCTTATGAAAATTTCTCACCGGGAATGATATCGCCGCTAGCGGTATCTAACTCTTATATAATAGTAGATGATGATTGCGAAATTCTTAAAAAAGACAGCAGCGTTAAAATAATTCCGACAAGATTTAGTTTTAATTCTAAAGAAGTTGTTGATTTGGTAAATAGGAAGTAA
- a CDS encoding 6-carboxytetrahydropterin synthase, producing MIIRKLFKFENAHVVRGCSTIRCRSSLHGHSYKAELLFSSNFLDNGQMIYDFGLMKQNMKALIDSFDHSIAIWSGDDKEYIDDMKKHSARWVLLPVSPSAEQFSRLIFVLVDKLLESTTTVNGEREVKLHSVIVHETETGYAQAFREDAYSLNMGIINLDEIIFSDEIQNSWQDGKLFEKIKKGEEFVNPQSV from the coding sequence ATGATAATTAGAAAACTTTTTAAATTTGAAAATGCCCATGTTGTAAGGGGGTGTTCTACGATTAGATGCAGAAGTTCTCTGCACGGGCATTCTTATAAAGCAGAGCTTCTTTTTTCCTCCAACTTTTTAGATAACGGACAGATGATTTATGACTTTGGACTTATGAAGCAAAATATGAAAGCTCTTATCGACAGTTTTGATCACTCGATTGCTATTTGGAGCGGGGATGATAAAGAGTATATAGATGATATGAAAAAACACTCTGCAAGATGGGTGCTTCTTCCTGTCTCTCCGTCTGCAGAGCAGTTTTCCCGTCTGATTTTTGTGCTGGTTGACAAGCTTTTGGAGTCGACTACAACCGTAAACGGTGAGCGAGAAGTAAAGCTTCATAGCGTAATAGTTCACGAGACCGAAACAGGATATGCGCAAGCTTTTAGAGAGGATGCCTACTCTCTAAATATGGGTATCATAAACTTGGATGAGATTATTTTTAGCGATGAGATACAAAACAGCTGGCAAGACGGCAAACTCTTTGAGAAGATAAAAAAGGGTGAGGAGTTTGTTAATCCTCAGAGTGTTTGA
- the rpmE gene encoding 50S ribosomal protein L31: MKKDIHPKLVACTITCSCGNTFVTEGQKDEMRVDICNECHPFFTGSERMVDTAGRIEKFNQRYTKK; this comes from the coding sequence ATGAAAAAAGATATTCACCCTAAATTAGTAGCATGTACAATAACTTGTTCATGTGGAAACACTTTTGTGACAGAGGGTCAAAAAGATGAGATGAGAGTAGATATTTGTAATGAGTGTCACCCGTTTTTCACAGGTTCTGAGAGAATGGTAGATACTGCAGGAAGAATTGAAAAATTCAACCAACGCTACACAAAAAAGTAA